The Arachis hypogaea cultivar Tifrunner chromosome 19, arahy.Tifrunner.gnm2.J5K5, whole genome shotgun sequence genome has a window encoding:
- the LOC112777673 gene encoding beta-galactosidase 15, with product MDSTKRFFSIALFLFLLSFSFFVSTDSIHVSHDGRAIKIDGKRRILISGSIHYPRSTPEMWPDLINKAKEGGLDAIETYVFWNAHEPSRRSYDFSGNKDLIRFLKTIQEAGLYSVLRIGPYVCAEWNYGGIPVWVHNLPGVEIRTANSVYMNEMQNFTTLIVDMVKKEKLFASQGGPIIIAQIENEYGNVMADYGDAGKAYINWCANMAESLHIGVPWIMCQQPDAPQPMINTCNGWYCHDFEPNNPNSPKMWTENWVGWFKNWGGKDPRRTAEDVAYSVARFFQTGGTFQNYYMYHGGTNFDRTAGGPYIATSYDYDAPLDEYGNKAQPKWGHLKELHRVLKSMEESLTNGNVSQINFGNSITATVYASKKSSSCFLTNANTTTDATVSFRGRTYAVPAWSVSLLPDCQNEEYNTAKVNVQTSVMVKVSNKAEDEPMSLKWTWRAENVDHALLAKVNASESAHELIDQKDAANDASDYLWYITRLHLDQDDPVWSDDMSLRINGSGHVIHAFVNGQHIGSHWATYGIHHDKFETKLKLQPGKNTISLLSVTVGLQNYGGNFDKWHAGLVGPIELISKKGDETIIKDISEHKWLYKVGLHGWDHKFFSSDSHFASPSKWESQSLPTNRMLTWYKTTFKAPLGTDPVVVDLQGMGKGYAWVNGNNIGRIWPSYLAGEDGCSDDPCDYRGQYDDSKCVYNCGKPSQRWYHVPRSFFVENGENTLVLFEEIGGNPSLVNFQTVTVGSACGNAQEHKTLELSCQGRPISAVKFTSFGDPQGICGSFSKGTCESHNDALPVVQNACVGKETCSIDVSENTFGATTCGDVPKRLAVEVLC from the exons ATGGACTCAACAAAGAGATTCTTCTCTATAGCGTTGTTCTTGTTCCTTCTTAGCTTCTCCTTTTTTGTTTCCACTGACTCGATCCATGTGTCTCATGATGGAAGAGCCATCAAAATCGATGGAAAACGTAGGATTTTGATATCTGGATCAATCCACTATCCTAGAAGTACACCTGAG ATGTGGCCGGATTTGATTAATAAAGCTAAAGAAGGAGGGTTAGATGCAATTGAAACGTATGTGTTTTGGAATGCGCATGAACCAAGTCGTAGATCATATGATTTCAGTGGCAACAAGGATCTTATTAGATTCCTCAAGACTATTCAAGAAGCTGGACTCTATTCTGTTCTTCGCATTGGTCCATATGTTTGTGCTGAATGGAATTACGGTGGGATTCCTGTGTGGGTTCATAATCTCCCCGGTGTTGAGATTCGAACTGCAAATTCTGTTTATATGAATGAGATGCAAAACTTCACTACCCTCATCGTTGACATGGTCAAGAAAGAGAAACTCTTTGCTTCTCAAGGTGGCCCCATCATTATAGCCCAG ATTGAAAACGAATATGGGAATGTCATGGCGGATTATGGAGATGCCGGAAAAGCTTACATCAATTGGTGTGCAAATATGGCTGAGTCTTTGCACATTGGGGTTCCATGGATCATGTGCCAACAACCTGATGCTCCTCAACCAATG atcaaTACTTGCAACGGTTGGTATTGTCATGATTTCGAACCCAACAATCCTAACAGTCCAAAGATGTGGACTGAAAATTGGGTAGGCTG GTTCAAGAACTGGGGTGGCAAAGACCCTCGTAGAACTGCTGAAGATGTTGCCTATTCGGTGGCTAGGTTTTTCCAGACTGGAGGCACATTTCAAAATTATTACATG tATCATGGTGGGACTAATTTTGATAGAACCGCTGGTGGACCATACATTGCCACTTCATACGATTATGATGCTCCTCTTGATGAATATG GAAACAAAGCTCAACCAAAATGGGGTCACCTCAAAGAACTCCACAGAGTTTTGAAGTCCATGGAAGAGAGTCTTACAAACGGGAACGTTTCCCAAATTAATTTTGGCAACTCTATCACG GCCACTGTGTATGCCTCAAAGAAATCATCAAGTTGCTTCTTGACCAATGCCAACACTACCACTGATGCTACTGTTTCATTTAGAGGAAGAACTTATGCAGTTCCAGCATGGTCTGTGAGCCTTCTACCTGATTGTCAAAATGAAGAGTATAACACAGCCAAG gTGAATGTGCAAACCTCTGTGATGGTTAAAGTAAGCAACAAAGCTGAAGATGAGCCGATGTCTTTGAAATGGACATGGAGGGCTGAGAACGTTGACCATGCTCTTCTTGCTAAAGTCAACGCCTCTGAGTCAGCACACGAACTCATTGACCAGAAAGATGCTGCTAATGATGCTAGTGACTATCTTTGGTACATTACAAGGCTCCACCTTGATCAGGATGATCCTGTTTGGAGTGATGATATGTCCCTCAGAATCAATGGCAGTGGCCATGTTATCCATGCATTCGTCAATGGACAACATATTG GGTCTCATTGGGCCACTTATGGAATTCACCATGACAAGTTTGAGACAAAGCTAAAGTTGCAGCCTGGAAAGAACACTATCAGCTTGCTTAGTGTCACTGTTGGACTTCAGAACTATGGTGGTAACTTTGACAAATGGCATGCTGGACTTGTTGGACCAATTGAGTTGATTAGTAAAAAGGGTGATGAGACCATAATCAAGGATATCTCTGAACACAAATGGTTGTACAAGGTTGGATTGCATGGTTGGGATCACAAATTCTTCAGTAGTGACTCACACTTCGCTTCCCCTTCCAAATGGGAATCTCAAAGTCTTCCCACTAACAGAATGTTGACTTGGTACAAG acaACGTTCAAGGCTCCTCTGGGGACAGACCCTGTTGTGGTGGACCTGCAAGGTATGGGCAAAGGCTACGCTTGGGTTAACGGCAATAACATCGGCCGCATCTGGCCGAGTTACTTGGCCGGCGAAGATGGTTGCAGCGATGACCCATGCGATTATCGCGGCCAATATGATGACTCAAAATGTGTTTACAATTGTGGAAAGCCCTCTCAAAGATG GTACCATGTTCCACGGTCATTCTTTGTTGAAAACGGAGAGAACACATTGGTTCTGTTTGAGGAGATTGGTGGAAATCCATCACTTGTGAATTTCCAAACAGTGACTGTTGGAAGTGCATGCGGAAATGCACAAGAGCACAAGACATTGGAGCTCTCATGCCAAGGTAGACCAATCTCTGCCGTCAAATTCACAAGCTTCGGCGATCCACAAGGTATCTGTGGATCATTCTCCAAGGGAACTTGTGAATCCCACAATGATGCTCTCCCCGTTGTTCAAAAT GCATGTGTTGGCAAAGAAACATGTTCAATTGATGTTTCAGAGAACACATTTGGTGCAACAACTTGTGGAGATGTTCCTAAGAGGCTTGCAGTGGAGGTCCTCTGTTAG